The Desulfolucanica intricata nucleotide sequence ATTTAATCAAAAAATTTGGTTTTTCCCCGAAAGAAAGGTTAACCGGAGTATATGAGGATACGGTAAAAGTTATAAAAAAAAGTGGTATTTGTATTGAAGTTAATACTGCCGGTTTAAGAGTGCCTGCACAAGAAATATACCCGGCAGAATCTTTCTTAAGTCTTTGTTTTGAACAGGGGATACCGGTAACGTTGGGTTCTGATGCTCATAAACCGGAACATGTGGGGCAAAATTTTGCTGAGGCTGAAGCTTTGCTAAGGAAAGTGGGGTATACTCATATAGCAAAGTTTACCGGTCGTAAACGGGAAATGGTAATTATTTAGTTGTGACCACCCCGGGAAAACAATATCTGTTAGCCGTTAAGACGATTCAATATTCCAAAACGGAATTTGAATCGTCTTTTTATGTTCATTTAATTTAATTTTTTTATAATTTTATACTTATATAATAAAACAGTATGCAGTTAGGATTTAGAGTTAGAAATTGCGACTTTAAGCAGGTATTCTCAATGTGACATTTTTTTTGGAAACAAAGTAGCAGGAGATTTTGTGGAGAGAGAGAATTTAAAAGTGGGTGAAAGTGGTGGAAAGTGGTGGGGATTGGTCCCACTGTGGGAGTGAATTACTATGTTCATGGGTGAACACCAGCACACCATAGACAGTAAAGGAAGAATGATTATACCCGCCCGTTTTCGTGAAGGCCTGGGCGAGCGGTTTGTTATGACCAAAGGTCTTGACAGCTGCCTGTTTGTCTATCCAATGGAAGAATGGACAGAACTGGAGCAAAAAATGCGCTCCCTTCCCTTTACCCGAAAGGATGCCCGGGCCTTTGTTCGCTTTTTCTTTTCAGGGGCATGTGAGTGTGAATTGGATAAGCAGGGGAGAATACTGATTCCCAATAACCTACGTGAGTATGCAAAATTGGAAAAGGAAGTGGTGGTTATCGGAGTATCATCAAGGGTGGAAATATGGTCTAAAGCTGAGTGGGAAAGCTATAACAAGAATGCTTCAGACTCAGTGGAGGAAATTGCTGAAAAAATTGTTGATTTTGATTTGGGATTCTAAAAGAAATTTAATTCTCTCCTCAGGCTATACTACATAATAATCATTATTCCAATAATAATTATTGTCTAAATGAAGAGGTGCTCCATGAAATTTGAACATAAACCCGTGATGTTGGAGGAAGTGATAGCAGGCCTAAAAATTCAGCCCGGAGGCATTTATGTTGATTGCACCCTGGGTGGTGCGGGCCATAGCAGTGAAATC carries:
- the mraZ gene encoding division/cell wall cluster transcriptional repressor MraZ → MFMGEHQHTIDSKGRMIIPARFREGLGERFVMTKGLDSCLFVYPMEEWTELEQKMRSLPFTRKDARAFVRFFFSGACECELDKQGRILIPNNLREYAKLEKEVVVIGVSSRVEIWSKAEWESYNKNASDSVEEIAEKIVDFDLGF